The genomic interval TACACAACATTCTTTATCCAAGGGACATATTTTATCGATTGAACATTCTTTATTCACGGGGCATTGTTTACTGATAGACGATGCACTCTTCTGCGCTTTCTGCggtaattgctgttgtttagcgCGTTTACTTTGCCCATTTATTTCAGGGACAACATTTTTCATGTTCTGTTCTCGTTCTTGCTTTTTTGTTTGCTTGATAGGTGTCTTCCGCTTGGAAagttgtttctctatttgtttcactttattttcacgCTTAATTAATCGACCACCTTGCATCTTCTTTCTGTTTGATGTTATATTATCTTGTGTAATATTGCTTGTTGTACGTTTTTGCTTATGCTGTTTAGTTAGTTGTAGAGATTCATTTACTTGCCTTTTTTTATGACTGGCATTCTCCGGCTGATGCTGAAGTTCTTGTTTCTTCGGCTTCTGTAGCTGCACATTTTTCTTGTCACTTTTCATATTGCTTTTCTCCTGTCGAAGTTCATCTGACTTTTTCCCCCGAATATTCGATGCTTGTGGTTTATattgctctttttcttttaatttactcCCAATTTCCAATCGTTGCTGCTCTTCAATCTCCCGTTTCTGTTCAGTTTCTTGTATATTGTcttgttttttatctttattcttcaGAACAGACTTTTGTGTTTGTTGTACTGGCGTCTCTTCCCATTTCTGATTTTGGTATGtattttcactatatttttcGGGCTTTCTAGTGTGCTCATATgcatagtatttattattttcttttccaaattgaTTTTCGCCATAGAAACTTGGATAACAGTGTGGATATCGTTTATGATATTGCATATAGTGGTCATGATTATGgtcacaataataatgatgatgatggtggtggtgatgttcatGTTGATGGTAGAATGGGCATATTGTTTCACTTTCCCGCAGATTATCACTTATCTGGGAACATGTCTCTGACTCATCATATTGCTCACTACCATATGGATGAtgtaaacaacaacgacaatgatgatcctgacaattataataatgattatattcgTGGCGAGATTTATTTTCGAGACATTCTTGTTTCTGAACATTAATACGCTTCTGAATATCTTTTTCTTGGCTTTCGTCTTCCGGCTGACATTGTTTTTCGGGACAGGATACATCGTCTTCTAATTCATCAGTGTAATATTCAGAAGCAGAACTAACGCTATTCTGAACGGATCGTTGCTTCCCAATCTTATTGCATCGATTTATATTCTGAAGTCTATTGTAATCAAATTTCTTGTTCTGTAGTTTTGACTGGTGATGACACTGATAACCATGGCATTTACGGCGATATCCCTCCTGAAGATATAATCTAAGTATATATTCTTTATCATCTTCAACACATTCTAGTATATAATCGTCAGAACAGGAATTGTAATCACTGGTTATCATATAGCTGTGGTAATTGCAGTGGCGATGGCCCCCTGTTAATAGGGTTTCCTGCTGATGGCAATTTCGGGGACAataaacatttcttctggctatgTCTCTCtgaaaaaataatagatatacaaacaatACGCATGCATGATTTGACATTGTTATATTGacattgttatacatacatacatacatgcatacacacacacatacgtatatatatatatatattatatatacatacatacatatatgtatattatatacatacgcacacacacacacacatatatagacacttatatatatatatatatacatccatatatacacatatatacacacacacatacacatatatacacatatacNNNNNNNNNNNNNNNNNNNNNNNNNNNNNNNNNNNNNNNNNNNNNNNNNNNNNNNNNNNNNNNNNNNNNNNNNNNNNNNNNNNNNNNNNNNNNNNNNNNNNNNNNNNNNNNNNNNNNNNNNNNNNNNNNNNNNNNNNNNNNNNNNNNNNNNNNNNNNNNNNNNNNNNNNNNNNNNNNNNNNNNNNNNNNNNNNNNNNNNNNNNNNNNNNNNNNNNNNNNNNNNNNNNNNNNNNNNNNNNNNNNNNNNNNNNNNNNNNNNNNNNNNNNNNNNNNNNNNNNNNNNNNNNNNNNNNNNNNNNNNNNNNNNNNNNNNNNNNNNNNNNNNNNNNNNNNNNNNNNNNNNNNNNNNNNNNNNNNNNNNNNNNNNNNNNNNNNNNNNNNNNNNNNNNNNNNNNNNNNN from Octopus bimaculoides isolate UCB-OBI-ISO-001 chromosome 5, ASM119413v2, whole genome shotgun sequence carries:
- the LOC106881961 gene encoding uncharacterized protein LOC106881961 → MSYIKEPEYSLASGNVHPNQCFEEVRDIARRNVYCPRNCHQQETLLTGGHRHCNYHSYMITSDYNSCSDDYILECVEDDKEYILRLYLQEGYRRKCHGYQCHHQSKLQNKKFDYNRLQNINRCNKIGKQRSVQNSVSSASEYYTDELEDDVSCPEKQCQPEDESQEKDIQKRINVQKQECLENKSRHEYNHYYNCQDHHCRCCLHHPYGSEQYDESETCSQISDNLRESETICPFYHQHEHHHHHHHHYYCDHNHDHYMQYHKRYPHCYPSFYGENQFGKENNKYYAYEHTRKPEKYSENTYQNQKWEETPVQQTQKSVLKNKDKKQDNIQETEQKREIEEQQRLEIGSKLKEKEQYKPQASNIRGKKSDELRQEKSNMKSDKKNVQLQKPKKQELQHQPENASHKKRQVNESLQLTKQHKQKRTTSNITQDNITSNRKKMQGGRLIKRENKVKQIEKQLSKRKTPIKQTKKQEREQNMKNVVPEINGQSKRAKQQQLPQKAQKSASSISKQCPVNKECSIDKICPLDKECCVNQECSMDKEFCINKECSMDKECCVNKECSMDKECCVNKECSMDKECCVNKQCSMDKECSIDKQCSMDKECSINKQCFINKDCCINQQFEHRSPETCHGKCQHMVYRLKYCKTHLPYQNSILIKL